Proteins co-encoded in one Candidatus Desulfatibia profunda genomic window:
- a CDS encoding YkgJ family cysteine cluster protein, with translation MEIDFKPYFEKYMAVSKMADDVFQRVQKEHPECVTCKIKCADCCHAIFDITLIEAIYINHQFDQKFQGQEREQLVEKSNGADRKVHMIKRNAYRKSQSGKKEIDILVELAAERCRCPLLNEKDLCDLYEYRPITCRLYGIPTSIGGAGHTCGKSGFVKGEQYPSVNLDVIQRKLFAISQELVSSIKTRYVKMAEMLIPVSMALITVYDLEYLGIDNSEKVTEKRGEQP, from the coding sequence ATGGAAATAGACTTTAAGCCGTACTTCGAAAAATATATGGCGGTTTCGAAAATGGCGGACGACGTTTTTCAACGTGTACAAAAGGAGCACCCGGAATGTGTAACCTGCAAGATTAAGTGCGCCGACTGCTGCCATGCGATTTTTGATATTACCCTGATCGAAGCGATTTACATCAACCATCAATTCGATCAGAAATTTCAGGGACAAGAACGTGAACAGCTTGTCGAAAAATCAAACGGGGCTGACCGCAAGGTACACATGATTAAAAGGAATGCATACAGAAAGAGCCAGTCCGGAAAGAAAGAAATTGATATTCTGGTGGAATTGGCGGCGGAACGCTGCCGCTGTCCCCTTCTGAACGAAAAGGATTTATGTGACCTTTATGAATATCGGCCGATAACCTGCAGGCTATACGGAATTCCTACATCCATCGGAGGAGCCGGACATACTTGTGGAAAATCGGGCTTTGTAAAGGGCGAACAATATCCATCGGTTAACCTGGATGTGATTCAAAGGAAGCTGTTCGCAATTTCTCAGGAATTGGTTTCAAGCATCAAGACCAGGTACGTCAAAATGGCGGAGATGCTCATACCCGTATCCATGGCGCTTATTACGGTATACGATTTGGAATATCTTGGAATCGATAACTCCGAAAAAGTTACGGAAAAAAGGGGGGAACAGCCATGA
- the mnmE gene encoding tRNA uridine-5-carboxymethylaminomethyl(34) synthesis GTPase MnmE: MGTDTIAAIATPIGRGGIGIIKISGSDAVSIAKSVFQRSADSSDRSQAADAPLFSALQSHRLYHGHILDLENGKVLDEVLLAVMLAPHTYTREDVVEINSHSGPVVLASILELVLKKGARLAAPGEFTKRAYLNGRIDLTQAEAVVDIINSRTGKSLEIAASQIKGDLKRKVESIRDVLLDILAGTEAAIDFPDDAEDVVNIKTVGIITDKVVAPLKELVQHHENAHVLRDGIKMAVVGKPNVGKSSLMNRLIQSDRAIVTPIPGTTRDLIEETLNIRGIPVIVADTAGLHETEDPVEVIGIQKTREYIRSADLILFMVDASEPLTNEDYRIYETIQDKQVILVVNKTDLVAEDFELECPGSWRQTASTKISALYGQGFSEIKDLIAKVFLGEYQIEAGSKIVPNLRHKIALERGLQLAVSAVEEINKQTPFELIAIDIREAIDALGEIIGLTTREDVIDQIFNRFCIGK; encoded by the coding sequence ATGGGAACGGACACCATCGCCGCCATAGCAACACCCATCGGCAGAGGCGGTATCGGTATTATTAAAATTTCCGGGAGCGATGCCGTATCCATTGCCAAGTCTGTTTTTCAAAGGTCTGCCGATTCATCCGACAGGTCACAAGCCGCGGACGCACCGCTTTTTTCCGCCCTGCAATCTCACCGCCTTTATCACGGGCATATTCTGGATTTAGAGAACGGGAAGGTTCTGGACGAGGTTTTGCTTGCGGTGATGTTGGCACCACACACCTATACCAGAGAGGATGTTGTTGAAATAAACTCACATTCCGGGCCTGTGGTACTCGCTTCGATTCTCGAACTGGTGTTAAAGAAGGGTGCCCGATTGGCTGCACCGGGAGAGTTTACCAAAAGGGCCTATCTCAACGGGCGGATTGACCTGACACAGGCTGAAGCGGTTGTGGATATCATCAATTCCAGGACCGGAAAATCTCTTGAAATTGCCGCTTCGCAGATAAAGGGTGATTTGAAAAGAAAGGTTGAATCCATCAGGGACGTTTTACTCGACATCCTGGCTGGAACAGAAGCGGCCATAGATTTTCCGGATGATGCTGAAGATGTCGTCAACATTAAAACGGTTGGAATTATCACAGATAAAGTTGTGGCCCCGCTTAAGGAGTTGGTGCAACACCATGAAAATGCACATGTTTTAAGAGACGGCATAAAAATGGCGGTTGTCGGAAAACCGAATGTCGGCAAATCGAGCCTTATGAACCGGTTGATCCAAAGCGACCGTGCGATTGTTACACCAATCCCCGGCACCACCCGAGATTTGATCGAAGAAACCTTGAATATTCGCGGAATCCCGGTTATTGTTGCAGACACCGCCGGCCTTCATGAAACAGAGGACCCGGTCGAGGTCATCGGCATCCAAAAGACCCGGGAGTATATCCGCAGTGCTGATCTGATACTTTTTATGGTTGATGCCAGCGAGCCGTTAACCAACGAGGATTATAGAATATATGAGACCATCCAAGACAAGCAGGTAATCCTTGTCGTTAATAAGACCGACCTTGTGGCAGAGGATTTTGAACTCGAATGCCCCGGTTCGTGGCGGCAAACAGCAAGCACAAAAATATCGGCGCTCTATGGCCAGGGCTTCAGCGAGATTAAGGATTTAATCGCAAAGGTTTTTCTCGGTGAATATCAGATTGAAGCCGGCAGTAAAATCGTTCCCAATTTGCGGCATAAAATTGCCCTGGAACGAGGTCTTCAACTGGCGGTTTCCGCTGTCGAGGAAATAAATAAACAGACACCTTTCGAGTTGATCGCCATCGATATCCGGGAGGCGATCGACGCCCTTGGAGAAATTATCGGACTTACGACCCGGGAGGACGTCATTGATCAGATTTTCAACCGCTTCTGTATCGGAAAGTAA
- a CDS encoding Jag N-terminal domain-containing protein yields the protein MSPCFEFEGKSVEKAVKKACDELNMPKEELQHDIISYGSTGIFGLVGSRKARIRVTVPEPPPEPESKSGEKTKSSKPFREQAIEVSETLKTIETHECELCFVSDDPKTVGIDALQRIVDLITADAKIQAGAEGGRIVFNIKGGNSAVLIGKRGQTLEAVQYLVEKIINKRREERIHVQVDVEGYMQNRRANLQKLAERLAEKAQMTGKPAKIGQMNAYDRRIVHLALKDNSAVRTQSMGEGYLRKLVIFPKKTSFRKKRPD from the coding sequence ATGTCGCCTTGTTTCGAATTTGAAGGCAAGAGTGTTGAAAAGGCTGTCAAAAAAGCGTGCGATGAATTGAATATGCCTAAAGAGGAACTCCAACACGATATTATTTCTTATGGATCAACCGGAATTTTCGGCCTGGTCGGGAGCAGGAAGGCGCGGATTCGTGTCACCGTACCGGAGCCGCCCCCGGAGCCGGAATCTAAATCGGGAGAAAAAACAAAAAGTTCCAAACCGTTCCGGGAGCAAGCCATAGAAGTGTCCGAGACGCTGAAAACAATCGAAACCCATGAGTGTGAACTCTGTTTTGTATCGGACGACCCCAAAACGGTCGGCATAGATGCTTTGCAGCGCATCGTTGATTTAATTACCGCTGATGCCAAAATACAGGCAGGTGCGGAAGGTGGCAGGATTGTATTTAATATAAAAGGCGGCAATTCCGCCGTCCTCATCGGCAAACGGGGACAAACCCTTGAAGCGGTTCAATATCTTGTTGAGAAAATTATCAACAAACGCCGAGAAGAACGAATCCACGTCCAGGTGGATGTTGAAGGCTATATGCAAAACAGACGCGCCAACCTGCAAAAACTGGCCGAACGTCTTGCTGAAAAAGCGCAAATGACGGGCAAGCCGGCAAAAATAGGGCAGATGAATGCTTACGACAGAAGAATCGTCCATCTCGCCTTAAAGGATAATAGCGCGGTAAGAACCCAAAGCATGGGCGAGGGCTATTTAAGAAAGCTTGTTATATTTCCAAAAAAAACGTCTTTCCGTAAGAAAAGGCCTGACTGA